Proteins encoded within one genomic window of Ascaphus truei isolate aAscTru1 chromosome 8, aAscTru1.hap1, whole genome shotgun sequence:
- the VPS26A gene encoding vacuolar protein sorting-associated protein 26A — MSFLSGFFGPICEIEVELNDGETRKTSEIKTEEGKIEKHYLFYDGETVAGKVNLVFKQPGKRLEHQGIRIEFVGQIELFNDKSNTHEFVNLVKELALPGELTQSRSYDFEFMKVEKPYESYVGANVRLRYFLKVTIVRRISDLVKEYDLIVHQLATYPDVNNSIKMEVGIEDCLHIEFEYNKSKYHLKDVIVGKIYFLLVRIKIQHMELQLIKKEITGIGPSTTTETETVAKYEIMDGAPVKGESIPIRLFLAGYDPTPTMRDVNKKFSVRYFLNLVLVDEEDRRYFKQQEIVLWRKAPEKIRKRTNFHQRFESPEPQASAEEPEM, encoded by the exons ATG AGTTTTCTAAGCGGTTTCTTTGGTCCCATTTGTGAGATTGAAGTTGAACTCAATGATGGGGAAACGAGGAAGACGTCCGAGATAAAAACGGAAGAAGGCAAAATAGAAAAACACTACTTGTTTTACGATGGTGAAACAGTGGCTGGAAAG GTAAACTTGGTCTTCAAGCAGCCTGGAAAAAGGCTAGAGCATCAAGGAATTCGAATTGAATTTGTTGGGCAAATTG aACTGTTCAATGATAAGAGCAATACACACGAATTTGTCAACCTTGTAAAAGAGTTGGCGTTACCTGGAGAACTGACACAGAGTAGGAGTTATGACTTTGAGTTTATGAAAGTTGAGAAGCCGTATGAATCCTACGTTGGTGCCAATGTGAGGTTGAG GTATTTCCTAAAAGTGACGATAGTAAGACGAATTTCAGACTTGGTGAAAGAATATGATCTTATTGTTCACCAACTTGCTACGTACCCAGATGTGAACAACTCCATTAAAATGGAAGTTGGAATAGAGGACTGTTTACATATAGAATTTGAATACAACAAATCAAA GTACCACTTAAAAGATGTCATTGTTGGCAAAATTTACTTCTTGCTAGTCAGAATAAAAATCCAGCATATGGAATTGCAGTTGATAAAAAAGGAGATCACTGGAATAG GCCCCAGTACTACGACAGAGACTGAAACCGTTGCAAAATATGAAATCATGGATGGGGCACCAGTGAAAG GCGAATCTATTCCGATCAGACTGTTCCTCGCTGGTTATGATCCGACACCCACAATGAGAGATGTAAACAAAAAATTTTCTGTGAGGTATTTCTTGAACCTAGTACTTGTAGATGAGGAAGACAGACGATATTTCAAACAGCAG gaGATTGTTTTGTGGCGAAAAGCACCAGAGAAAATAAGGAAAAGAACAAATTTCCATCAACGTTTTGAGTCCCCAGAGCCACAGGCATCTGCTGAAGAACCTGAGATGTAA